TCGACGAGGCGCTGACCGTCATGGTGGCGGAGCCGCCTGAGGTCACCGAGGACGGGCTGAACGACACCGTGACCCCGCTCGGCGCGCCGGAGGCGGAGAGGCTGACCGTCTGGGCGGTGCCGCTGGTGGTCGTGGTGCTGACGGTCGCGGTCGTGGAGCCGCCCCGGGCCACGCTGCCGGAGGTGGGGCTCACCGCCACGGAGAAGTCGTTGGTCGCGGTGCCGCCGACCGCGAGCTGCCAGATCGCGTACGCGACGCCGTCGGCGCTGCGGTTGAGGATGGTCGCGTTGATGTTGCTGGCGGTGTCGCAGGAGCGGTGGTAGCAGGAGTCGTACGCCGCACCGGCGGTGCCGCCCCACTTGCTGGCCTGCGCGGAGGTCTTGGTGGCGCTGGCGCCCGCGGCGTAGCCGGAGGTCTGGATGCCGGCGTTGGCGAACGAGTAGTCGTCGGAGCGGCCCTGCCCCTCGACGTTCTCCTCCGGCTGGATGCCGAAGCTGTCCCAGTACGCCTTCAGCGGCGCGGCGGTGGCGGAGGTGATCCGGTTGATGAAGTAGCCGCCGTTGGGCGAGGCCACCATGTCGAAGTTGTAGTAGCCCTTGATGTAGCTCTTCTGGGTGGCACTGAGCGAGTTGACATAGAAGTTCGAGCCCTGCAGGCCCTGCTCCTCGCCGTTCCACCAGGCGAACCGGACCCGCTTGGTCATGGTCGGGTTCTGGCTGGCCAGCACCAGCGCGTTCTCCAGCAGGGTGGCCGAGCCTGAGCCGTTGTCGTTGATGCCGGGGCCGGCGGAGACGCTGTCGAGGTGGGCGCCGAACATGACCACCTGGTCGGCGGGGCCCTGCGGCCACTCGGCGATCAGGTTGCTGCCCGGGTAGGTGCAGCTGGTGCAGGTCTGCTCGGTGACGGTGTAGCCGGCCGCCTGGAGCTTGCCCTTCACATAGCTCACCGAGGCGGTGTAGCCGGCGGAGCCGGCCCGCCGGGTGCCGCCGTTGTTGGTGGCGATCGTGTTGAGCTGGGTCAGGTGCGCCTGGACGTTGGTCACCGAGATGTCCGGGGCGGCGGCGACCAGGGTGGGGGTGGCGGTGGCCGGGCGGGCGGTGGCGGCGGCCGGGACGGCCAGGGTCGCCGTCATGGCGGCGAAGAGGGCGAGCGCGAGGCCGGCGGCCGGCGTTCTCCGTCTCATGGTGACTCCTCGTGGGGTCGGCGGGGGTGCCTTCGGGGTGGCCCGACCCGTGGGCTCCCGGGGGTGGGGAGCCCCGGCGTCGATTCCGGTGATCGGAACAGTTACATGTATCGATCGCATAGTCAACGGCGCTGTAACAGTTCCGCCGGTCCGGGCGGAGCACCGGAGGTGCCCGGGCGGTGGACGCGGGGTGCTGCCGGGCCGTCGGCGACTGAGGGGTTCACCGATCGGCCCGGCCCGTCCACCCCCGGGCCAGGAGACGTTCACATCCGCCGATCCCCTGGTCAACGAGGAACAGGCCGACCGGGAGCGGTTGTCACAATCCGGCAAAGTGGACCGGCCCGGGTCAGTGGGCGGATGGACCCAGCAGGTCGGTCAGCTCGCGGACCTCCGGCAGGTCGTCCCAGCCCTGCCGCAGCCGGGCGCGCAGGCCGTGCAGCTCGTGGACGATGGTCGCCCGGCCGGTCCGCAGCGCCTCCTCGGCGACCGGCGTCGCCACCGCCACCGCCGCGTCCGGCTCCCCGGCACAGGCGTGGGCGTCGGCCAGCCGCACGGTCAACAACAGATAGGTGGGGCGCATCCGCGCCGGCAGGTGGGCCAGCGCCCGGCCCGTCGCGTGCACCGCCCGACGGGCCACCGCCCGGTCCCCGGTGGACGCCGCGAGGTCCCGCAGCGCGCCGCCGATCGAGGACTCGGCGCGTACCACCCCCGCGTCACCGAGCAGCCACGGCGCCTCGGCGGCGTCCCGGGTGTCCAGCCGGTCCAGTCGACGGCGGGCCAGCAGGACCTGCCGGCGGCACTCCCCCACCGCGCCGGCCAGACCGTACGCCCGCGCCTGGTAGAGGTGCGACAGGGTGGTCATCCAGCCGCGTTCCCGGTCCACCGCGCCGAGTGCCCGCGCGTACGCCAGCGACGAGGCGGCGTCCCGGTCCAGCCGGGTCAGCGTGCAGAAGTCGCTGAGCAGCGTCGCCCGGGCCACCGCGTCCGCACCCGCGCCCGCCCAGCGCAGCCCGTGGGTGACCCAGGCCATGCCGACCGCGCGCTGCCCCCGCTGCATCCGCAGCCGGGCGGCGAGCTGCGCGTACTGGGCGGCGAGGCGGAGCGGGGCGAGCGGCGAACGGCCGGCCGCGTCGACCACCTCCGCCCAGCGCACCAGCAGATGCAGGATCCGCTCGATCGAGGCGACCACCGCGGTCGACACCTGCTCGATCGCGACGCTGGTGTAACCCGGCAGCAGCGCGGTCAGCCCGTGCACCAGGTCGGGCACCGGTCGGTCCGGCAGCGCCGCCACACCACCGGCGTCCAGCCGGGCCAGCAGCGGCAGCACCTCCTGCGGGCCGGGCACCGGGCACTGGGTGTCGTCGTGCAGCGGGCAGGTGAAGCCGCCGTACGGCAGCAGCCGCGGCCAGACCGGCAGGCCGGGCGGGGCCAGCGCGTCGGTCCCCTCGACGGCCGGCAGCACCGGGAAGAGCGTCGGGTCGGACGGCCCGCTGCGCGGTCTGCGCCGGTCGCCCGGCTCGGCCAGGGCGGTCAGCGCGCCGTCCGACCCGAGCAGCACGTCGAGCCGCGCCGGCAGCCCCATCGGCGGCTCCCGCAGCCCGCCCTCCAGCTTGCTGATCACGCTGTGGTGGTAGCCGATCCGCAGCCCGAGCTGCGCCTGGGTCAGCCCGGCCCGGCGCCGCCACACGCGCAGCTCCCGACCGAACTCTCCCCAGGGCGGCGTCCGCACGTCCTCGCCGTCCATCGACCCCTCCCGGACGACCCGGGGCGCACCGGCGCGCCCGCGGGTCGGGTGGTGCAGGAATACACCACCGATCCGGGCAGGTCAATGCGGTCCGTCGACGGGTCAGCCCCGGCGCAGCACCGCCAGGAACATCGCGTCGGTGCCGTGCCGGTGCGGCCAGAGCTGCACGGTCGGCCCGTCGCCGAGCCCCGGCATGCCCGCCGGCAGCAGCGGCCGCGCGTCGACGAAGTCCACCGGCAGGCCACACCGGCGGGCCGCCTCGGTCACCGTCACGTGCGTCTCCACCGTGTGCGGCGAGCAGGTGACGTAGGCGACCAGGCCGCCGGGGCGGACCGCCTTGAGCGCGGCGGTCAGCAGCTCCCGCTGCAACCGGGTCAGGGGCGGCAGGTCCGACGGCTGCCGCCGCCAGCGGGACTCCGGCCGGCGGCGCAGCGAACCCAGCCCGGTGCACGGGGCGTCCACCAGCACCCGGTCGAAGTGCCCCTCGGGCAGCTTCGGGTCCGCGCCGACCGAGCGCCCGTCGGTGGCCAGCACGGCCACCGGCAGACCCCGGGTGGCCTGCTCGACCAGCCGGGCCCGGTGCTCGGCCACCTCCACCGCGGTCAGCCGGGCACCGCGCTGCGCGGCGAGCGCGCCGAGCAGGCCCGCCTTGCCGCCCGGCCCCGCGCACAGGTCCAGCCAGCGGCCGTCCGGGCCGTCCAGCGGCGCGCCCGCCAGGGCGTTCGCCACCAGCTGGGAACCCTCGTCCTGGACGTGCGCCCGCCCCTCGGCGACCGCGCGCAGGTCACCCGGCGCGCCGCCGGGCAGATAGACGGCGTACGGGGAGAAGGCGCCCGGGGCGCCACCCACCTCGTCGGCCAGCTCGACCGGGTCGACCAGGCCGGGCCGCGCGCACAGGTGCACCGGTGGCCGCTCGTTGTCCTCGATGAGCAGCCGTTCCGTCTCGGCCAGGTCCCCGCCGAGCGCCTCGGCGAAGGCCCGCACGATCCACTGCGGGTGGCTGTACGCCAGCGCCAGGTGCCCGACCGGGTCGGTCTCCCGGTCCGGGGCGAGCTTCGCCACCCAGCCGTCGTGGTCGAGGGTGGTGATCTCCCGCAGCACCGCGTTGGCGAACCCGGTCGCCCCCGGGCCCACCGAGCGGACCAGGTCGACGGTGGAGGAGACGGCGGCGTGCGCCGGCACCCGGGTGTGCAGCAGCTGGTACGCCCCGATCCGCAGCGCGTCCCGCACCGGCGGGTCGATCCGCTGCACGTCCCGGCCGGCCGCGTCCGTGATGATCGCGTCCAGGGTGCCGGTGTGCCGCAGCGTGCCGTAGGTCAGCTCGGTGGCGAAGGCGGCGTCCCGACCGGTCAGCCCCTCCTCGCGCAGCATCGCCGGCAGCACCAGGTTGGCGTACGCGTCGTCCCGGTGGACCGCCGCGACGGCCTGGTACGCGACGTGCCGGGGCAGGTCCACGGCCGGCCGGACGGGCCGCCGGTCGAACCCCCGGCGGTCCCCGCCACGCGCACGGTCCCCGCCGAACTGCCCGCCGCGCGGCCGGTCCCCGCGCGGGAACCGGTCGCCGCGCTCGAACGACCGCTCGCCGCGGCCGGTGTCCCGCGGCCCGTCGGACGATCGCGCCGGACCACGCCGGCCCTCGTCGGCGAAGCGCTCACCCCGCGGCTCGGACGGCCCCGTCACGCGAGGTCCTCGCCGGTGGCGACCCGGACGCCGCGCGCCCAGTCACTCGCCGACATGGCCTTCTTGCCGGCCGCCCGGACCTCACCGAGCTGCACCGGGACGGTGGCGGTGCCCACCAGCACCCGTGACTTCTCCACCAGCAACTCACCGGGTTTCAGGTCGGGGCCGTTCGCCACCGGGGTGACCGGGCCGAGCTTCACCCGGTCGCCGCGGAAGGTCGTCCACGGCCCGGGGGCGGGGGTGCAGGCACGGATCCGCCGGTCGACGGCGAAGGCCGGGTCGGCCCAGCGCACCCGGGCGTCCTCGACGGTCAGCTTCGGCGCCAGGGAGACCCCGTCGGCGGGCTGCGGCTCGGCGCGCGCGGTGCCCGCCGCGATCGCGTCGAGGACGGCCACCAGCAGGCCGGCGCCCGAGTGGGCGAGCCGCTCCAGCAGGTCGCCGGAGGTGTCGGTCGGACGGACCTCGTCGGTCAGCGTGCCGAAGACCGGGCCGGTGTCCAGCCCGGCCTCCAACTGGAAGACACTGGCCCCGGTCAGCTCGTCGCCGTGCAGCACGGCGTGCTGCACGGGCGCGGCACCCCGCCAGGCGGGCAGCAGCGAGAAGTGCAGGTTGACCCAGCCGTGCGTGGGGATCTCCAGCGCCGACGGCG
This genomic interval from Micromonospora sp. CCTCC AA 2012012 contains the following:
- a CDS encoding M28 family peptidase; amino-acid sequence: MRRRTPAAGLALALFAAMTATLAVPAAATARPATATPTLVAAAPDISVTNVQAHLTQLNTIATNNGGTRRAGSAGYTASVSYVKGKLQAAGYTVTEQTCTSCTYPGSNLIAEWPQGPADQVVMFGAHLDSVSAGPGINDNGSGSATLLENALVLASQNPTMTKRVRFAWWNGEEQGLQGSNFYVNSLSATQKSYIKGYYNFDMVASPNGGYFINRITSATAAPLKAYWDSFGIQPEENVEGQGRSDDYSFANAGIQTSGYAAGASATKTSAQASKWGGTAGAAYDSCYHRSCDTASNINATILNRSADGVAYAIWQLAVGGTATNDFSVAVSPTSGSVARGGSTTATVSTTTTSGTAQTVSLSASGAPSGVTVSFSPSSVTSGGSATMTVSASSTATTGTFTLTVTGTGAVTHTATYSLTVTGTGGCAGGQLIGNSGFESGSTPWTASSGVITSDTGQAAHGGSYKAWLDGYGSSHTDTLSQSVSIPAGCASYTLAFWLHIDTAESGTTAYDKLTVQVGTTTLATYSNVNAVTGYTQRTFNLAAYAGQTVTLKFTGVEDASLQTSFVVDDVTLQAS
- a CDS encoding helix-turn-helix domain-containing protein; translation: MDGEDVRTPPWGEFGRELRVWRRRAGLTQAQLGLRIGYHHSVISKLEGGLREPPMGLPARLDVLLGSDGALTALAEPGDRRRPRSGPSDPTLFPVLPAVEGTDALAPPGLPVWPRLLPYGGFTCPLHDDTQCPVPGPQEVLPLLARLDAGGVAALPDRPVPDLVHGLTALLPGYTSVAIEQVSTAVVASIERILHLLVRWAEVVDAAGRSPLAPLRLAAQYAQLAARLRMQRGQRAVGMAWVTHGLRWAGAGADAVARATLLSDFCTLTRLDRDAASSLAYARALGAVDRERGWMTTLSHLYQARAYGLAGAVGECRRQVLLARRRLDRLDTRDAAEAPWLLGDAGVVRAESSIGGALRDLAASTGDRAVARRAVHATGRALAHLPARMRPTYLLLTVRLADAHACAGEPDAAVAVATPVAEEALRTGRATIVHELHGLRARLRQGWDDLPEVRELTDLLGPSAH
- a CDS encoding RsmB/NOP family class I SAM-dependent RNA methyltransferase, translating into MTGPSEPRGERFADEGRRGPARSSDGPRDTGRGERSFERGDRFPRGDRPRGGQFGGDRARGGDRRGFDRRPVRPAVDLPRHVAYQAVAAVHRDDAYANLVLPAMLREEGLTGRDAAFATELTYGTLRHTGTLDAIITDAAGRDVQRIDPPVRDALRIGAYQLLHTRVPAHAAVSSTVDLVRSVGPGATGFANAVLREITTLDHDGWVAKLAPDRETDPVGHLALAYSHPQWIVRAFAEALGGDLAETERLLIEDNERPPVHLCARPGLVDPVELADEVGGAPGAFSPYAVYLPGGAPGDLRAVAEGRAHVQDEGSQLVANALAGAPLDGPDGRWLDLCAGPGGKAGLLGALAAQRGARLTAVEVAEHRARLVEQATRGLPVAVLATDGRSVGADPKLPEGHFDRVLVDAPCTGLGSLRRRPESRWRRQPSDLPPLTRLQRELLTAALKAVRPGGLVAYVTCSPHTVETHVTVTEAARRCGLPVDFVDARPLLPAGMPGLGDGPTVQLWPHRHGTDAMFLAVLRRG
- the fmt gene encoding methionyl-tRNA formyltransferase, coding for MRLVFAGTPAVAVPALEAVAASDHELLAVVTRPDAPAGRGRGLVRSPVGAWADAHGVEVLTPAKPREPEFLDRLRALAPDCVPVVAYGALVPPSALEIPTHGWVNLHFSLLPAWRGAAPVQHAVLHGDELTGASVFQLEAGLDTGPVFGTLTDEVRPTDTSGDLLERLAHSGAGLLVAVLDAIAAGTARAEPQPADGVSLAPKLTVEDARVRWADPAFAVDRRIRACTPAPGPWTTFRGDRVKLGPVTPVANGPDLKPGELLVEKSRVLVGTATVPVQLGEVRAAGKKAMSASDWARGVRVATGEDLA